The following DNA comes from Oncorhynchus mykiss isolate Arlee chromosome 16, USDA_OmykA_1.1, whole genome shotgun sequence.
TTCAAGTTGACAGTTCTTGTTCAATGCTCGAACAGAGAACACTGCCATATTGAGAAAAACGAAtgttaaaatgtaaataaaagttCAAGTTGTAATTGTACTACATTATTGTGATCGCATTATTTGTGACAAAAAGATGAAAACTTAATGTGCAATTTAACTATGCTTTTTCTTAACCTACCAAGTCCAAACTCAAATTCAAATCCTTATTGAGTAAAACTATATTATTCCTCCCATTTTCGATTTAATTTCCTCATTGTCATGTGTTATCCTGGCCACATTCTTAATAGTTTGGCCTGTCCATCGATCACTATTGGTGGGATTTTCATGGAAGGGAGTAGATTAGTAATCTAGTCATTAAAACACTTTTAGATATAATTTATTGCGTCAAAGCAGAAGCAAAATAGTTGTGTTCTGTTCATAAATATGGATTCCCCCTGTTAAGAAAGTGAAGACTTAATAAACGCAAACATTTTCTGGGCGAGGTCCCCCAGTACCTCCCCGCAGCCCTCCTAAACTTTAATACCCCCACTTTCAGACAGTCAGGTGCCCATGGTTGTAATGACATCATTTTTTTTAACCATATTTCAACCAGTAATGACGTGATTTCAACCAACTGTTTCCACTGGGTTGCTCACGTGTTAAAGTGACCTCTTgatatacagtactgtaaataGGTCAACTGACTGCAGAGGACAAATATAGGTGGTATTAGTCCAAGGTGTGAGTCCCAAATGTAACCCTATTCACAATATAACGcacctctattccctatatagtgcactacatttgaccagggcccatatggcgctggtcaaaagtagtgcactaaatagagaatagAAGTGCCAGTCTGAACAACGACTATAGGTTGATGGTGTTAGTCAAAGAGGTCCTAGCAACGCAGCTGAGGGGCATTAGATAGAGAGCAGGGAGGCAGAAAGGAACGGTTAGCCATGTCAGTATGTATGCATCAGTCCAAGGCTTTGACGTTACCATTCCTAGTCACACCATAGCTCAGGAACATGCTTGGTGATAAGGGAGTGTCTTTCATGCATACTGTCTCACACATGCATATGCACAgaggcatgcacacacgcacacaagcgcacgcccgcaaacacacacacacagcacgtgTTATTTCAGAGTTACTCCAGAAGAGGATGTTTCTGAACTATTGTGTTGTTTAAAGCAGTTAAAGAAAATATAGAAAGCTCATGTGTACATTGTTTAGGTATACAGGAGAGTGTACTGTATATCGTGTTACCTGAACTAAGTACAGAGTTGACATAATTCGCTTGGATAGAGGGAGTTACAGTTACTGTGTTCTCATAAACCAGTGAGGTTTCAACAATAGGCCTATCCCATACGATAAgtgatatatatacagtataaatacaatataatactcACTGTCACACTACTCTGGTTCACAGCAAAAAAAATCACTTATATAGAAATGATTccttgaaatccatagataagcTCAGACTAGACACTGCTACTGTATAGAGGCCAAACTCTGCCATACAGGCAAATTGATCATTCACAATGTGTCATGAATGAAGGAAAACGTTGAGTAGCATAAAAGATAACACACAAAGTACAAAATGAGTGTTTCATCTACAAGTAATCCGCAGCCCAACCTATGAGATGATGGTGTTTCAGCTGGAGAGAGTGGGAATGTATGTAGCGACACTGTTCAATTATGACGGTAATGAACCACAGACCTGCAGCACACAGCTGCCACACGCTGTCCAGTCGGGAGTACTGCAAATGACTGATGAAAATCAACTTTTAATGAAACCGACTCTACAgtgaatcagtggaggctgctgaggggaagacgactcataataatggctggaatggaataaattgaGTGGTATAAACTACATGGAAACCACGTCTTTGACGTGTATGATACCAttcccattgactccattccagccattaatatGAGACGTGCTCCGGCTCAGCAGGCTCCACTTAAATGTTGACCTAAAATAAATACACAACTTTCTTAGAAGACAGTTGAGAACGAACCAGCCTGCCAGAtttgacagcagagagagagagaaagatttgcAACAGCCACTTAAAATCAGACTCCTTCCTCAGCCAGTCTTGAAATGTAGAGCATGCTGTCTCCTCCACCATCAAGGCATACCACGGTGTGACAGTTATTCCCCTGAGCTTTCCCTTGCAATACTGAAATAACCACTGGTTCCATTCAGTGGTTGTGTCCTAAACAACACTCTTTTCTCTTCTTAGtgtactacatttgaccaggtaTTGCACTATACAGGACATAATGTAccttttgggacacagacagggtTTCCAGCCTCCTTATAGGCATGCATGTGAACCTGTATAGGAGGGCTAAATGATGCAGGAATTTATGGATAAGTTTACCTTATAATACCACCCAAAGGTGCGAGGAGATGCTGAGTATGGAGAAGAATAGGTTGCTAAAGAAGACATCATTAAGGAAAAACTATTCATGAGAATTTCTTTCCAGAATTTGTGGTATACATTGAAGGGATTacctacaggtaactgacaaaataaaggaaacaccaacataaagtatctttagggcgttgggccaccatgagTCAGatcagcttcaatgcaccttggcatagattctacaagtgtctgaaactgtattggagggatgcaacaatattcttccatgagaaattccttAATTTGGTGCTTTTTTAATGGTGGTGGTAAACACTACCTCAGGAATTGCTGCCACTCCATAATCTCCTATACGTGTtccattgggttgagatctggtgactgagacagacatggtttacattgttttcatgcttgtcaaaccattcagtgacctgTGGattggggcattgtcatcctatagcCATGTTAGCCAAAATAATTGCCGGCCCAGCATTTTTATTCAACACCCTGATGGGGTGTTAATTGATGAATTAACTTAGGAACCACACATGtgaaagcacctgctttcaatatgtATTTCTATCTCTCATATaatcaagtgtttccattattttggcagataCCTGTATATAGTgcagtgcaatacttttgaccagagccctatagagtgccatttgggccaGAACTATGATAAAAGCCTATACAGTTTAAGAGGCATCCTATGTAATGTAGCAGGCAACACATCCCTCAATATCCTCACCACTAAGGTCATGCTCTACTTCAGGAGTCTCCAACAGGCAGACTGTGGGATTTTATGTTTTTCAAATACTATATTAGTATACAGTACATTTATTCAGAAATTTGGGTTTTTGAAAACTCTGGGCTTCTTGCGATCAATTTGCAGATTACAAATGATATGTAGTTATGATCAGGCTCCTCGACCGTCTGCTCAAAGAAAAAAATTGTCCCGCAGCTGAATGTCATTTGGGACCACTGCTCTACTTCATACTCTAGTAGTAACTCATTTTAGTTTGATGCATTGTAGTGTGGCCTTGGATAATGTTTTGCCCCTAGATCTAGATGTGTGCAGCATAATTGAGACATAGTAGGAGAAAAGCAAACCATTTATTAATTTGACCACCAAGCAAAAATAATCACCAATACTTGAATATTTGGCCTCTTCGGCGAGCCAGTGCAACAGTTCCATGTACTGTCGGTAAGACACAGCCAGTCAGCAACTGACAAGTCCACAGTGGCATCAGACTCTTAAACACCAGTGTCCGTATTCACAGTATCTCAGCGTAtgagttctgatctaggatcagtattGCTATTCAGATCATAATGAATAGAAAATGGGGGAACTGATCTTAGAGCAGCACTCCTACTCAAGACTCTTGTAGATACAGAACCAGTCATTTTAGACTGTGTAGAATCAGTACCAATGAAGGTCCTTCACAAGAAAGACCACAGAATGATGGACAGATACTCTTGTCTCTCAGAGGCCAAGTCCACCGGTAGGTAAACAATAAGCCTGAGGCTATGAAAGGAAGTCAGTGTTGGCATATAGAAACAGTCCTTTAACTTTCAGGACCTGGGTTTGCTTTTGAACACAAAATTACTGTGCTCAATTCAGTTTGTGGGGTACAGCGGGTTTGATTGAGGTGTGCAGTTTTTACCACAACTTGACACAATGCAATAGCTTCTTCTgcttaaaaaatgtaaatacaaaatataaaacaaCTAGTTCCGCATCTCGAAATGGATGGTGGCAAATTGTTGTTCTGGATTGGTAGAAAAGTCACACCAGAATTCAACAGTATTTTAGAGTTCCAGTTGCAGAGAATTGTGGGACTTGCAGTCCTTTATGCCTGGATGGTGCTTTTAGCATTGAAGGCCAGGTAGTAGAGCAGGATACCGATGAGAACAGCCATAACCTCAGTAGCCACCCACGGGCCATTCCATGCACCCTAGAAACAACAAGACAACGCAGCACCAGTTAGGAAGGAATCTCAGATGAGAATGAAAAACACTAAATACAAATGGTCCATAATGTGTGAAGACACATAGAAGGTGCAACACAATTGATAAAAGTAAACAACTGGAGACACCATTTTTGAGGACAGGTGTTTGACAGAACAGTGCTACTTTAACTAGCAAAAACATGTCTGAGCTTTGTGTAACTAACATTTGCTAGCTAGATAAACATCTCAGCTAACTGTGGAAACAATTCACGTATTTCCAGCAGCCCACTGCTTTTTGCTACCAAATACAACAGTCTCCTAAAATGGCAAGGTGCCTCCAGTAGTGTTCACTCTTCTGTCGTTTCTGACGTCTCCATTTTCTAAGCGTAATGCGTGTACTATAGACATGACGGTCTTTCATCGAGTATTCATTTGTTACTCTGTCTATGCTGACTCACCCTGTGATCCACGTtgacagagaagagaggctgGATTGAGTCACTATCCTCATTGTTCCTCTGGgcctaaaaaacaaacaaacataaacacacacaattgCATAAGGCAATAGGTCATATCTGACAGTATGCACCAATATTTTACTCTGGACTCACACTTGCATAGATAAACAACAATCAAGACATTGAGATCTCCCCTGGTGTTTGTATCTTTCAAACAGCATGCATGACCACTTATTGTTAGCCAATGTCAAAGCTTGCTAGCAAGAGCTGCCCTCTTACGATTGGAAATCTAAATTTGCATAAACTTGGGAAATGTGGAGCTCTTGCTGTCTAGTCACCAAGCCGCTGTCTCCTCCTGCCATTGAACATTACTGGTAGCTAGATCGCTGATTATCTTGCCAAGTGTAAGTGATGCCGCATTCAAGACCACTAGGAACCTCTGAGTAAAAATGTGCTCACTTTTCTTTTTGCGTAGAGCTTCGTATTTGATGATTCTGATCATTTCCAAGCAGGAAACTAATCCTTCTACGAGTTTCCAAGTCAGACATTTCAGGGTTGTCTTGAACGTGGCAAAAGTCCCCAGTTACACTCATAGATGAATAGGAATGAAACGCTTACCTTGCGCAAAGAGCTATAGGACTCCTCATCAAAGAATTTGACCTGGTATGTACCGGAGCTAGCCTGTTTGTGGGGCATGCTCCAGGACACCTGAgaaacacaaagagagacagagcgaagACATGACAAACTATGTCATAAACCCACAGCATGTGCACAGAGGCTCAAGTGACTCTTGATAAGTGTATATTGGACATCCATAGTGTATGTCCACATCAGACCCATCTCTTACCTGGTACTTGCCAACATCCTGGCCTCTGGTCACGGGGAACTGTCTGCCATTGACGTCAGCATACAGAGCCACACTCTGTTGAAGAAAGATACACATTTAGAGCGTGATGAGAAAAAGAGAGgcgtgtctgtctgtcgtgtCTAACTACAGTACCTGGGCGCCATTGGTGCAGGCCAGGCTGAGCTCCACGATAAAGACAGACTCAGAGGAGATGACGGCATCAGAGGTGGTGTAGGCAGAGGGGGTGATCACAGGGTCTGAACAGCTCTCTCCTAAACAACATGGGCAGAAATTACATCAAGCAGTCTTTGCTTGCTATCGTAATGTGAAGGTACTGTTCATTTCTACTCTGAGAGCCAAGCTAGTGCATAACAAAATAATTGACTTAGCTAGCCAACTATCTGGTGGTGCAGATTGATAAAATCTGCAAAATTGGGTTGAATAGAAtggctactgtagctagccacCTAGCTGTCCAACCTTGTTGGCTAACATTCACCTTCTTATCCAGCTATCCAAAtacattgctagctagctaatacggtgcatttggaaaataCTCAGACCACTTgcctttcccacattttgttatgttacagccttcttctaaaattgattaaatacattttttcccctcaatctacacacaataccccacaatgacaaagtaaaaaccgttttttagaaatgtcagcaaatgtattacaaataaaaacaaataagtaTATAACtaatcagaccctttgttatgagacttgaaaatgagctcaggtgcatcctgtttctacaacttgattaccacctgtggtaaattcaattgtttggacatgattttgaaaggcacgcacctgtttatataaggtcccacagttgacagtgcatgtgtaacagtacaaatttagaccgtccctcgcccatacccgggcgcgaaccagggaccttctgcacacatcaacagtcaccctcgaagcatcgttacccatcgcgccacaaaagccgcggcccttgcagagcaaggggaactactacttcagggtctcagagcaagtgacgtcactgattgaaacactatttagcgcccacgctaactaagctagccgtttcacatccgttacactcaccccccttttgaccttcctcctttttccgcagcaaccagtaatccgggtcaacagcatcaatgtaacagtacaaatttaaaccgtcccctcgcccatacccgggcgcgaactagggaccttctgcacacatcaacagtcaccctcgaagcatcgttacccatcgcgccacaaaagccgcggcccttgcagagcaaggggaactactacttcaaggtctcagagcaagtgacgtcactgattgaaacgctatttagcgcccacgctaactaagctagccgtttcacatccgttacacatgtcagagcaaaaaccaagccacaaggtcgaaggaattgtctgtagagcgacGAGACAGAGCTTTGGGGagtggtaccaaaacatttctgcagcactgaaggtccccaagaacacagtggcctcaatcatccTTAAattgaagaaatttggaaccaccaagactttctagagctggccgcccggcaaaactgagaaatcgggggagaagggccttggtcagggaggtgaccaagaacccgatggtcactcggacagaactccagagttcctctgtggagatgggagaaccttccagaaggacaactgtctctgcagcactccaccaatcatgcctttatggtagagtggccagaaggaagccactactcagtaaaaagGGACATGCCAGCCAGCTtgtaatttgccaaaaggcacgagaaa
Coding sequences within:
- the LOC110491945 gene encoding translocon-associated protein subunit delta, which codes for MMIKIAAFLALVCLCTGESCSDPVITPSAYTTSDAVISSESVFIVELSLACTNGAQSVALYADVNGRQFPVTRGQDVGKYQVSWSMPHKQASSGTYQVKFFDEESYSSLRKAQRNNEDSDSIQPLFSVNVDHRGAWNGPWVATEVMAVLIGILLYYLAFNAKSTIQA